The Amaranthus tricolor cultivar Red isolate AtriRed21 chromosome 6, ASM2621246v1, whole genome shotgun sequence genome has a segment encoding these proteins:
- the LOC130814438 gene encoding 60S ribosomal protein L5 encodes MAFVKAQKTRAYFKRYQVKFKRRRDGKTDYRARNRLINQDKNKYNTPKYRLVVRFTNKDVIAQIISASIAGDLVLASAYAHELPRYGLEVGLTNYAAAYCTGLLLARRVLKKLDMDQEYEGNVEASGEDYSVEPGDTRRPFRALLDVGLVRTTTGNRVFGALKGALDGGLDIPHSEKRFAGFAKDGKQLDADVHRKYIYGGHVAGYMRTLMEDEPEKYQTHFCEYIKRGIDPDNMEALYKKVHAAIRADPSAKKSEKQPPKEHKRYNKKKLTYEERKNQLIERLNNLNNAADAEDDDDEEDDE; translated from the exons ATG GCCTTTGTGAAGGCACAAAAAACAAGAGCTTATTTCAAGCGTTACCAAGTTAAGTTCAAGAGAAGAAGAG ATGGGAAGACCGACTACCGTGCCAGGAATCGGTTGATTAATCAGGATAAGAACAAGTATAACACTCCCAAGTACCGCCTTGTTGTGCGATTT ACCAACAAGGATGTAATTGCACAAATCATTTCTGCGAGCATTGCTGGTGATCTTGTGCTTGCTTCAGCATACGCACATGAGTTGCCTCGCTATGGTCTTGAAGTCGGGCTTACCAACTATGCTGCTG CTTACTGTACTGGTCTTCTTCTAGCAagaagggttttgaagaagcTTGATATGGACCAAGAATATGAAGGCAATGTTGAG GCCTCAGGAGAAGATTACTCTGTTGAACCAGGCGACACAAGGAGGCCTTTCCGTGCACTTCTGGATGTTGGTCTTGTTAGGACAACTACTGGAAATCGTGTTTTTGGTGCTCTTAAG ggAGCACTGGATGGTGGCTTGGATATCCCTCATAGTGAGAAGAGATTTGCTGGCTTTGCAAAGGATGGGAAGCAACTTGACGCTGATGTCCACCGCAAGTACATCTATGGTGGGCATGTTGCTGGATACATGAGG ACTCTCATGGAGGATGAGCCCGAGAAATACCAGACACATTTCTGTGAATACATCAAAAGAGGTATTGACCCTGATAACATGGAGGCATTGTACAAGAAGGTTCATGCTGCCATTCGAGCTGATCCAAGTGCCAAAAAGTCTGAGAAACAGCCACCGAAGGAGCACAAAAG GTACAACAAAAAGAAGCTGACCTATGAGGAGAGGAAGAACCAATTGATTGAACGGTTGAATAACCTAAACAATGCTGCAGACGCTGAAGATGACGACGACGAGgaagatgatgaatga
- the LOC130815659 gene encoding uncharacterized protein LOC130815659, protein MGERTCIRDVATCLDLAPTTVWRLIRRGEIKAHSNPLHPYLTDANKARRVEWILSLIQEDTIHLHPMYKGMYDFIHIDEKWFYLTKRTQRVYIAHKEKIPYRAGKSSKFIPKAMFLGAVARPRWNRYGQCTFDGKIGIFPFVSRVAAQRNSINRPRGSIEIKPTDSVTQEVYRSMLIEQLIPAILRKWPSDGPSIIFIQQDNARVHITNDDPIWQRNNRQGGFTFILTQQPPNSPDCNILDLGFFRSIQSLMHKKMPKNMNELIKAVEDAFEELHPKTLTNVWISLQHNLNEILKVKGSNDYVQPHLGKKVQEDNGRLRIQVRVPSQLVRECVRFLNPSTNQQGTQTENEDAAQLNQQILEAYDEAVEESQR, encoded by the coding sequence ATGGGTGAACGTACATGCATAAGAGATGTTGCAACATGCTTAGACTTGGCACCAACAACGGTTTGGCGATTGATACGAAGGGGGGAGATTAAGGCACATTCAAATCCATTACACCCTTATTTAACGGATGCAAACAAGGCAAGAAGGGTTGAGTGGATTTTAAGTCTCATTCAAGAAGATACAATTCATCTTCATCCAATGTATAAAGGTATGTATGACTTCATACATATTGatgaaaaatggttttacttaacCAAGAGGACACAAAGAGTTTATATAGCACACAAAGAAAAAATTCCATATAGGGCGGGAAAGTcatcaaaattcattccaaaagCTATGTTTTTAGGGGCGGTTGCAAGGCCTAGATGGAATCGATATGGCCAATGCACATTTGATGGGAAAATCGGAATTTTCCCTTTCGTAAGTAGGGTTgcagcacaaagaaattcaattAACCGTCCAAGGGGGTCTATAGAAATTAAACCAACTGATTCGGTTACTCAGGAAGTTTATAGGAGCATGCTCATTGAACAATTAATTCCAGCAATTCTAAGAAAATGGCCAAGTGATGGTCCATCGATAATTTTCATccaacaagataatgcaagggTTCACATAACAAATGATGATCCAATTTGGCAACGAAACAACAGGCAAGGGGGTTTTACATTCATTCTAACTCAACAACCACCAAATAGTCCCGATTGTAATATTCtagatttgggtttttttaggaGCATACAATCACTTATGCATAAGAAAATGCCAAAGAACATGAATGAGTTAATAAAAGCAGTGGAAGATGCATTCGAAGAGTTACATCCAAAGACTTTAACCAATGTTTGGATTTCATTACAACACAACTTAAATGAAATCCTAAAGGTTAAAGGGTCTAATGACTATGTTCAGCCACACCTAGGGAAGAAAGTTCAAGAAGACAATGGAAGGTTACGAATACAAGTGCGAGTACCATCACAATTGGTTAGGGAATGTGTACGTTTCCTTAACCCAAGCACAAATCAGCAAGGCACACAAACAGAAAATGAAGATGCTGCACAACTTAATCAACAAatacttgaagcatatgatgaagCAGTGGAAGAATCTCAAAGATGA
- the LOC130814439 gene encoding uncharacterized protein LOC130814439 isoform X1 → MAENSDTQSTSDSKKSIPSDDDLKFPQIPKIPYFPTFQHGDVNMLPIMYPALLPGLGTTQNSEQPNRGPGIYAVPMLPFMGTLSGIPANTFIPLTYNTPTNRRSISSEATSASGEQSQSQMGAQQQQQQQALQHGPQRQIVGRRFPFPFQLDFPLLLKLAAMIFIFSQDGSRHRLAVLVFFASIIYLYQTGALTPLVRWISQAMHRAAAPPRPPRPAAMVEPIVRQGDDNGAAAAAEAQPGAENESPRADGAEHLVENEAAPEAGVEGGNHWWGIVKEIQMIVFGFITSLLPGFHNMDHA, encoded by the exons ATGGCGGAAAATTCCGATACTCAATCCACTTCTGATTCTAAAAAATCAATACCATCTGACGATGACCTCAAATTTCCTCAG ATACCAAAAATTCCTTATTTTCCAACTTTTCAACATGGAGATGTCAATATGTTACCAATCATGTACCCTGCACTGCTCCCCGGTCTTGGTACGACACAGAATTCAGAGCAGCCTAACCGTGGACCTGGAATTTATGCTGTCCCCATGCTTCCATTCATGGGAACTCTCTCAGGGATTCCTGCCAATACTTTCATTCCTCTTACGTACAACACACCAAC TAACAGGAGATCAATATCTTCAGAGGCTACAAGTGCCAGTGGGGAACAAAGCCAAAGCCAGATGGGCGCACAGCAGCAACAGCAACAGCAAGCTCTGCAGCATGGACCTCAAAGACAGATTGTTGGACGGAGATTTCCGTTCCCATTCCAGCTTGACTTCCCTCTCTTGTTAAAGTTGGCGgctatgatttttatatttagtCAAGATGGTTCGAGACACAGGCTTGCTGTGCTTGTGTTCTTTGCATCTATCATCTATTT ATACCAGACTGGAGCTTTAACTCCCCTTGTGCGTTGGATTTCACAAGCAATGCACAGGGCTGCAGCTCCTCCTCGTCCACCCAGGCCTGCTGCTATGGTTGAGCCAATTGTAAGACAAGGAGATGATAATGGTGCTGCAGCAGCTGCCG AGGCGCAACCAGGAGCAGAGAATGAGAGTCCACGAGCAGATGGTGCAGAACATCTAGTTGAAAATGAAGCTGCTCCGGAGGCAGGAGTTGAGGGTGGCAACCATTGGTGGGGTATAGTTAAAGAAATTCAGATGATAGTTTTTGGATTCATTACCTCCCTCCTCCCGGGATTTCACAATATGGACCATGCTTAA
- the LOC130814439 gene encoding uncharacterized protein LOC130814439 isoform X3: MAENSDTQSTSDSKKSIPSDDDLKFPQIPKIPYFPTFQHGDVNMLPIMYPALLPGLGTTQNSEQPNRGPGIYAVPMLPFMGTLSGIPANTFIPLTYNTPTNRRSISSEATSASGEQSQSQMGAQQQQQQQALQHGPQRQIVGRRFPFPFQLDFPLLLKLAAMIFIFSQDGSRHRLAVLVFFASIIYLYQTGALTPLVRWISQAMHRAAAPPRPPRPAAMVEPIVRQGDDNGAAAAAGVIYKYYIREKSWGSDTPAVMMGRF; the protein is encoded by the exons ATGGCGGAAAATTCCGATACTCAATCCACTTCTGATTCTAAAAAATCAATACCATCTGACGATGACCTCAAATTTCCTCAG ATACCAAAAATTCCTTATTTTCCAACTTTTCAACATGGAGATGTCAATATGTTACCAATCATGTACCCTGCACTGCTCCCCGGTCTTGGTACGACACAGAATTCAGAGCAGCCTAACCGTGGACCTGGAATTTATGCTGTCCCCATGCTTCCATTCATGGGAACTCTCTCAGGGATTCCTGCCAATACTTTCATTCCTCTTACGTACAACACACCAAC TAACAGGAGATCAATATCTTCAGAGGCTACAAGTGCCAGTGGGGAACAAAGCCAAAGCCAGATGGGCGCACAGCAGCAACAGCAACAGCAAGCTCTGCAGCATGGACCTCAAAGACAGATTGTTGGACGGAGATTTCCGTTCCCATTCCAGCTTGACTTCCCTCTCTTGTTAAAGTTGGCGgctatgatttttatatttagtCAAGATGGTTCGAGACACAGGCTTGCTGTGCTTGTGTTCTTTGCATCTATCATCTATTT ATACCAGACTGGAGCTTTAACTCCCCTTGTGCGTTGGATTTCACAAGCAATGCACAGGGCTGCAGCTCCTCCTCGTCCACCCAGGCCTGCTGCTATGGTTGAGCCAATTGTAAGACAAGGAGATGATAATGGTGCTGCAGCAGCTGCCG gtgtcatatataaatattatattaggGAAAAAAGTTGGGGGAGCGACACTCCTGCCGTAATGATGGGCCGCTTCTGA
- the LOC130814439 gene encoding uncharacterized protein LOC130814439 isoform X2, protein MAENSDTQSTSDSKKSIPSDDDLKFPQIPKIPYFPTFQHGDVNMLPIMYPALLPGLGTTQNSEQPNRGPGIYAVPMLPFMGTLSGIPANTFIPLTYNTPTRSISSEATSASGEQSQSQMGAQQQQQQQALQHGPQRQIVGRRFPFPFQLDFPLLLKLAAMIFIFSQDGSRHRLAVLVFFASIIYLYQTGALTPLVRWISQAMHRAAAPPRPPRPAAMVEPIVRQGDDNGAAAAAEAQPGAENESPRADGAEHLVENEAAPEAGVEGGNHWWGIVKEIQMIVFGFITSLLPGFHNMDHA, encoded by the exons ATGGCGGAAAATTCCGATACTCAATCCACTTCTGATTCTAAAAAATCAATACCATCTGACGATGACCTCAAATTTCCTCAG ATACCAAAAATTCCTTATTTTCCAACTTTTCAACATGGAGATGTCAATATGTTACCAATCATGTACCCTGCACTGCTCCCCGGTCTTGGTACGACACAGAATTCAGAGCAGCCTAACCGTGGACCTGGAATTTATGCTGTCCCCATGCTTCCATTCATGGGAACTCTCTCAGGGATTCCTGCCAATACTTTCATTCCTCTTACGTACAACACACCAAC GAGATCAATATCTTCAGAGGCTACAAGTGCCAGTGGGGAACAAAGCCAAAGCCAGATGGGCGCACAGCAGCAACAGCAACAGCAAGCTCTGCAGCATGGACCTCAAAGACAGATTGTTGGACGGAGATTTCCGTTCCCATTCCAGCTTGACTTCCCTCTCTTGTTAAAGTTGGCGgctatgatttttatatttagtCAAGATGGTTCGAGACACAGGCTTGCTGTGCTTGTGTTCTTTGCATCTATCATCTATTT ATACCAGACTGGAGCTTTAACTCCCCTTGTGCGTTGGATTTCACAAGCAATGCACAGGGCTGCAGCTCCTCCTCGTCCACCCAGGCCTGCTGCTATGGTTGAGCCAATTGTAAGACAAGGAGATGATAATGGTGCTGCAGCAGCTGCCG AGGCGCAACCAGGAGCAGAGAATGAGAGTCCACGAGCAGATGGTGCAGAACATCTAGTTGAAAATGAAGCTGCTCCGGAGGCAGGAGTTGAGGGTGGCAACCATTGGTGGGGTATAGTTAAAGAAATTCAGATGATAGTTTTTGGATTCATTACCTCCCTCCTCCCGGGATTTCACAATATGGACCATGCTTAA